One genomic window of Coffea eugenioides isolate CCC68of chromosome 1, Ceug_1.0, whole genome shotgun sequence includes the following:
- the LOC113780601 gene encoding sodium-dependent phosphate transport protein 1, chloroplastic: MTAGGASVISFYSPPSHHNSPEIQLQRRIWSSSFRFDACFKLQLPIYPLNRASSSVHVCSGSSRSSSNGVVVRRKSSWRVWTDVKSKPYDVADSERESSKFQDAFNDAALKNGDAVDGQIVDIAEIRWWEQFPKRWVIVLLCFSAFLLCNMDRVNMSIAILPMASEFNWSPSTVGLIQSSFFWGYLLTQVAGGMWADTVGGKFVLGFGVVWWSIATTVTPIAARLGLPFLLVTRAIMGIGEGVAMPAMNNLLSRWVPVAERSRSLALVYSGMYLGSVTGLAFSPILIHKFGWPSVFYSFGSLGTVWFAVWLNKAHSTPLEDPELRLDEKKLILSNSVCKEPVKSIPWRLILSKSPVWALIVSHFCHNWGTFILLTWMPTYYHQVLKFNLTESGMFSVLPWLTMAFSANLGGWIADSLVSKGVSVTVVRKIMQTIGFLGPAFFLTQLNHVDSPAMAVLCMACSQGTDAFSQSGLYSNHQDIAPRYSGVLLGLSNTAGVLAGVFGTAATGYILQHGSWDDVFKVSVGLYLAGTVVWNLFSTGEKILD; encoded by the exons ATGACGGCGGGAGGAGCTTctgtcatttccttttactCTCCACCTAGCCACCATAATTCACCCGAAATTCAACTTCAAAGACGAATTTGGAGCTCCAGTTTTCGCTTCGATGCCTGTTTCAAGTTGCAGTTACCGATATACCCTTTGAACCGTGCCAGTTCTTCTGTGCATGTTTGTTCAGGTTCAAGTAGAAGTAGCAGTAATGGCGTAGTAGTAAGGAGAAAGAGTAGCTGGAGGGTGTGGACGGACGTGAAATCGAAGCCGTACGATGTTGCAGACTCCGAGCGAGAGTCGTCAAAGTTTCAGGATGCTTTCAACGACGCCGCACTGAAGAATGGCGACGCTGTTGATGGACAGATTGTCGACATTGCTGAAATTCGATGGTGGGAGCAGTTCCCAAAGCGTTGGGTGATCGTGCTTCTCTGTTTCTCGGCTTTTCTGCTTTGCAATATGGATAGA GTAAATATGAGTATTGCTATACTTCCGATGGCCTCGGAATTCAACTGGAGTCCATCAACAGTGGGTTTAATACAATCTTCATTTTTCTGGGGATATCTTCTCACTCAG GTTGCAGGAGGTATGTGGGCTGACACTGTAGGTGGGAAGTTTGTCTTGGGATTTGGCGTGGTCTGGTGGTCCATTGCCACCACTGTAACACCAATTGCAGCAAGGCTTGGGTTGCCTTTTTTACTTGTTACTCGTGCCATCATGGGGATTGGTGAG GGTGTTGCCATGCCAGCTATGAATAATCTTCTGTCAAGGTGGGTTCCAGTAGCAGAGAGAAGTAGATCATTGGCTCTAGTGTATAGTGGAATGTATCTTGGATCTGTAACTGGCCTGGCCTTTTCACCAATATTAATACATAAGTTTGGTTGGCCATCTGTATTTTATTCATTTGGTTCTCTTGGCACAGTTTGGTTTGCAGTGTGGCTAAATAAG GCACACAGTACGCCTCTTGAGGATCCTGAGTTGCGGCTTGATGAAAAGAAGCTGATTCTCAGCAATAGCGTATGCAAGGAGCCTGTTAAATCTATACCTTGGAGATTAATTTTGTCAAAATCTCCTGTGTGGGCCCTTATAGTTTCTCACTTCTGTCACAATTGGGGAACATTTATTCTTCTAACGTGGATGCCTACATATTATCACCAG GTGTTGAAGTTTAATCTTACTGAATCTGGAATGTTTTCAGTCTTGCCTTGGCTCACCATGGCCTTCTCGGCAAATCTTGGTGGGTGGATTGCTGATTCTTTGGTGAGCAAAGGTGTATCTGTCACCGTTGTTAGAAAG ATAATGCAGACGATTGGATTTCTTGGCCCTGCGTTTTTCCTGACTCAGTTAAACCATGTTGATTCTCCTGCAATGGCAGTTTTGTGTATGGCCTGCAGTCAG GGTACAGATGCTTTTTCACAATCTGGTTTATATTCCAATCATCAAGATATTGCCCCTCGCTATTCT GGGGTGTTGCTCGGTCTATCAAATACTGCGGGAGTGCTGGCTGGTGTTTTTGGAACAGCAGCAACTGGTTACATTTTGCAACACG GTTCATGGGATGATGTCTTCAAGGTCTCAGTTGGCCTTTATTTGGCTGGAACCGTGGTGTGGAACCTCTTCTCAACTGGTGAGAAAATTTTGGATTAA
- the LOC113761134 gene encoding uncharacterized protein LOC113761134, which translates to MASLRPLLSNLLYLLLLLLLHLGCFIFNTSSSSHRQSKKRKLSDTPVPPSPPASRLKFTPSKALSSSWSFLKRAFCSKPATPTSSSAAIPILSPSSSTRSLTQPVTAIHLGSSDTLLPDHQTSIRPVSESDISSDQPFFPLRNNIYPCPICGEIFHKYPSLLEQHQSVKHAVSELVDGDTGKNIVNIIFRTGWPGMAKSPAVHRILKIHCGPKILMRFEEYRECVMSAAAGNGGVRRRDERCIADGNELLRFHCTTFLCELGQNGNSSLCNHQYCSVCGIIASGFSPKMDGISTLSTSWRAHASIPEDMEEEFKYLRVKRAMLVCRVIAGRIGCDPEDADKLDPGFDSLVGRENGVPARLDEEDELLVFNPRAVLPCFVIVYTV; encoded by the coding sequence ATGGCCAGCTTACGCCCTCTCTTGTCCAACTTGCTCTACCTTCTCCTCCTGCTCCTCCTCCACCTTGGCTGCTTCATCTTCAacacctcctcctcctctcaCCGCCAATCCAAAAAGCGGAAGCTATCTGACACCCCAGTACCCCCTTCTCCACCAGCTTCTCGTCTCAAGTTCACGCCTTCTAAGGCTCTCTCCTCCTCTTGGTCGTTCCTCAAACGCGCCTTCTGCTCCAAGCCTGCCACCccaacatcatcatcagccgCCATCCCCATCCTCTCACCTTCCTCCTCTACGAGATCCTTAACACAACCCGTTACCGCCATCCATCTCGGCTCATCCGACACCCTCCTCCCGGACCACCAGACTAGTATCCGACCCGTTTCCGAATCCGATATCTCCTCCGACCAACCCTTCTTCCCTCTCCGGAACAACATCTACCCTTGCCCAATTTGCGGCGAAATCTTCCACAAGTACCCCAGCCTCCTCGAACAGCATCAGTCCGTGAAGCACGCGGTTTCGGAGCTCGTTGACGGGGATACGGGTAAGAACATCGTCAACATCATCTTCAGAACGGGTTGGCCCGGAATGGCGAAGAGCCCGGCCGTCCATCGGATCCTGAAGATTCACTGCGGTCCCAAGATACTGATGAGGTTCGAGGAGTACAGGGAATGCGTGATGTCAGCAGCAGCGGGGAACGGCGGCGTCAGGAGGCGGGACGAGAGGTGTATCGCTGACGGGAACGAGCTGTTGAGGTTTCACTGCACGACGTTCTTGTGTGAGCTGGGGCAAAATGGCAATTCCAGCTTGTGCAATCATCAGTACTGCAGCGTGTGCGGGATCATAGCAAGCGGGTTCTCGCCCAAGATGGACGGAATCTCCACGCTTTCCACCAGTTGGAGGGCGCACGCGTCCATCCCCGAGGACATGGAGGAGGAGTTCAAGTACTTGCGCGTGAAGCGGGCCATGCTGGTCTGCCGGGTCATTGCGGGTCGGATAGGATGCGACCCGGAAGACGCGGATAAGCTGGATCCCGGGTTCGACTCACTGGTGGGCAGGGAGAATGGGGTGCCCGCTAGACTGGACGAAGAGGATGAGTTGTTGGTTTTTAATCCGAGGGCGGTGCTTCCTTGTTTCGTGATAGTCTATACTGTGTAA